The Streptomyces sp. NBC_01268 genome window below encodes:
- a CDS encoding helix-turn-helix domain-containing protein: MDLSSELSEFLRSRRARLKPQDVGLPEFGRHRRVPGLRREELAQLAGVSVAYYTRLEQGNGRNVSMEVLDSIARALRLSDTERAHLTHLAKPTVKKRQKAAAARPQKVRPGLTQLLDSMDGVPAFVLGRRGDILAWNRMARALMGDFAAWEPRERNMARLVFLDPNARDLYVDWECKAVEVVSVLRLYAGLHPDDQELLALVGELSVRSEEFRSLWAAHTVTDKGHGTKRVRHPLVGEMTLSYESLKVSGDDPDLMLVTYHAEPGTPSADALRLLAQWGVDERADARK; encoded by the coding sequence ATGGACCTCAGTTCCGAACTCAGCGAATTCCTCCGCTCCCGCCGGGCCCGGCTGAAGCCGCAGGACGTGGGACTGCCCGAGTTCGGGCGGCACCGGCGGGTGCCGGGGCTGCGGCGCGAGGAGCTGGCGCAGCTGGCCGGGGTGTCGGTGGCGTACTACACCCGTCTTGAGCAGGGCAACGGCCGCAACGTGTCGATGGAGGTGCTCGACTCGATCGCGCGGGCCCTGCGGCTCAGCGACACCGAGCGGGCCCATCTGACGCATCTGGCGAAGCCGACGGTGAAGAAGCGGCAGAAGGCGGCCGCCGCACGCCCGCAGAAGGTGCGTCCGGGCCTCACGCAGCTGCTCGACTCGATGGACGGCGTCCCGGCCTTCGTGCTGGGGCGGCGGGGCGACATCCTGGCCTGGAACCGGATGGCGCGGGCCCTGATGGGCGACTTCGCCGCCTGGGAGCCGCGCGAGCGGAACATGGCCCGGCTGGTCTTCCTCGACCCGAACGCGCGCGATCTGTACGTCGACTGGGAGTGCAAGGCCGTCGAGGTGGTGAGCGTGCTCCGGCTGTACGCGGGGCTGCACCCGGACGACCAGGAGCTGCTGGCGCTGGTCGGCGAACTGTCGGTCAGGAGCGAGGAGTTCCGGTCGCTGTGGGCGGCGCACACGGTGACCGACAAGGGGCACGGGACGAAGCGGGTGCGGCATCCGCTGGTGGGCGAGATGACCCTGTCGTACGAGTCGTTGAAGGTCTCGGGCGACGACCCGGACCTGATGCTCGTGACGTACCACGCGGAGCCGGGGACGCCGTCGGCGGACGCGCTGCGGCTGCTGGCGCAGTGGGGCGTGGACGAGCGGGCCGACGCACGGAAGTGA
- a CDS encoding NAD(P)-dependent alcohol dehydrogenase, giving the protein MTTNVSAYAAPAAHAPLERTTVPRRAVGEHDVLIEIKYAGICHSDIHQARNGWGEGIFPMVPGHEIAGIVTEVGPGVTRHRVGDRVGVGCFVDSCRTCEYCERGLEQYCVTGGTGTYNALDKDGEPTYGGYSSHIVVDENYTLRIPEGIALDVAAPLLCAGITLYSPLAHWQAGPGKKVAIVGLGGLGHMGVKIAHALGAEVTVLSQSLKKQEDGRKLGADHFYATSDPETFTKLAGTFDLVISTVSAPLDFDAYLRLVKTDGALVNVGAPEEPVKVGLFSLIGGRKTLAGSMIGGIAETQEMLDFCAAHGLGSEIEVIAAEQINEAYERVIASDVRYRFVIDASTI; this is encoded by the coding sequence ATGACCACGAACGTTTCCGCTTACGCAGCGCCCGCCGCCCACGCCCCGCTGGAGCGCACCACCGTGCCGCGCCGGGCCGTCGGCGAGCACGACGTCCTCATCGAGATCAAGTACGCCGGCATCTGCCACTCCGACATCCACCAGGCCCGCAACGGCTGGGGCGAGGGCATCTTCCCCATGGTGCCGGGCCACGAGATCGCCGGAATCGTCACCGAGGTCGGCCCCGGCGTCACCCGGCACCGGGTCGGCGACCGCGTCGGCGTGGGCTGCTTCGTCGACTCCTGCCGCACCTGCGAGTACTGCGAGCGCGGCCTGGAGCAGTACTGCGTGACCGGCGGCACCGGGACGTACAACGCCCTCGACAAGGATGGTGAGCCCACCTACGGCGGCTACTCCAGCCACATCGTCGTCGACGAGAACTACACCCTGCGCATCCCCGAGGGCATCGCCCTCGACGTCGCCGCCCCGCTGCTGTGCGCCGGCATCACCCTCTACTCGCCGCTCGCCCACTGGCAGGCCGGCCCCGGCAAGAAGGTCGCCATCGTCGGCCTCGGCGGCCTCGGCCACATGGGCGTCAAGATCGCCCACGCGCTCGGCGCCGAGGTGACGGTGCTCAGCCAGTCCCTGAAGAAGCAGGAGGACGGGCGGAAGCTGGGCGCCGACCACTTCTACGCCACCAGCGACCCGGAGACCTTCACGAAGCTGGCCGGCACCTTCGACCTGGTGATCTCCACGGTCTCCGCGCCGCTGGACTTCGACGCCTACCTGCGCCTGGTCAAGACCGACGGCGCGCTGGTCAACGTCGGCGCCCCCGAGGAGCCGGTCAAGGTCGGCCTGTTCTCCCTCATCGGCGGCCGCAAGACGCTCGCCGGCTCGATGATCGGCGGCATCGCCGAGACCCAGGAGATGCTCGACTTCTGCGCCGCGCACGGCCTGGGCTCGGAGATCGAGGTGATAGCCGCCGAGCAGATCAACGAGGCGTACGAGCGGGTCATCGCCTCCGACGTGCGCTACCGCTTCGTGATCGACGCGTCGACGATCTGA
- a CDS encoding DUF1330 domain-containing protein, translating into MTAYAIGNLHPKPLLDEEVLAYMERIQGTLDPFGGRFLVHGRPEREVREGTWPGALVIIGFPTYEDARGWYDSAAYQALIPLRARHMDGDVLLVDGVPEGYAAAGTAALLRASADRP; encoded by the coding sequence ATGACCGCATACGCCATCGGAAACCTGCACCCGAAGCCCCTCCTCGACGAGGAGGTCCTCGCCTACATGGAGCGCATCCAGGGCACCCTGGACCCCTTCGGCGGGCGCTTCCTCGTCCACGGCCGCCCCGAGCGCGAGGTCCGCGAGGGCACGTGGCCCGGCGCCCTCGTGATCATCGGCTTCCCGACGTACGAGGACGCCCGCGGCTGGTACGACTCCGCGGCCTACCAGGCCCTGATCCCGCTGCGCGCCCGGCACATGGACGGGGACGTGCTGCTGGTCGACGGCGTGCCCGAGGGGTACGCGGCGGCCGGCACGGCGGCGCTGCTGCGGGCGTCCGCCGACCGGCCCTGA
- a CDS encoding RNA polymerase sigma-70 factor: MSRIEEFEELRPLLFSIAYRILGSVGEAEDAVQDSWLRFEGSSTVPVSTKAFLSATVTRISIDVLRSARVRREEYVGAWLPEPLLSDPYEDPERSAELADSVSMAALLLLERLSPLERAVFVLREVFAFGFPDVASAVGRSEAACRQLAVRARRHMDAGRPRFEADRREREELAARFIEAVREGEVDGLRELLSADVQLVGDGGGKTPQLARTVVGADHVSRLLGAYLPMLTGVGVTLEPHEVNGLPGAVFRDGEGRVLNTWTLDVLDGRIQSINSVSNPDKLGHLGPVADAWALSERAKRVRRGARG, encoded by the coding sequence ATGAGCCGGATCGAGGAGTTCGAGGAGCTGCGGCCGCTGCTGTTCTCCATCGCGTACCGGATCCTCGGCAGTGTCGGGGAGGCCGAGGACGCGGTGCAGGACAGCTGGCTGCGCTTCGAGGGCTCGTCGACCGTGCCCGTCTCCACCAAGGCCTTTCTGTCGGCCACCGTCACCCGGATCTCCATCGACGTGCTGCGCTCGGCGCGGGTGCGGCGGGAGGAGTACGTCGGGGCGTGGCTGCCCGAGCCGCTGCTCTCCGATCCGTACGAGGACCCCGAGCGCTCGGCCGAGCTGGCCGACTCGGTGTCGATGGCGGCGCTGCTGCTCCTGGAGCGGCTCAGCCCGCTGGAGCGGGCCGTGTTCGTGCTGCGCGAGGTGTTCGCGTTCGGCTTCCCCGACGTCGCCTCGGCGGTGGGGCGTTCGGAGGCGGCGTGCCGCCAGCTCGCGGTGCGGGCCCGACGCCACATGGACGCCGGGCGGCCCCGGTTCGAGGCGGACCGGCGGGAACGGGAGGAGCTGGCCGCGCGGTTCATCGAGGCGGTCCGCGAGGGCGAGGTCGACGGGCTGCGGGAGCTGCTCTCCGCCGACGTGCAGCTGGTCGGCGACGGCGGCGGCAAGACCCCGCAGCTGGCCAGGACCGTCGTCGGGGCGGACCACGTGTCCCGCCTGCTCGGCGCGTACCTCCCGATGCTGACGGGGGTCGGCGTGACGCTGGAGCCGCACGAGGTGAACGGTCTGCCGGGCGCCGTCTTCCGGGACGGGGAGGGCAGGGTCCTCAACACCTGGACGCTCGACGTGCTCGACGGACGGATCCAGTCGATCAACTCGGTGAGCAACCCCGACAAGCTGGGGCACCTGGGGCCGGTCGCGGACGCCTGGGCGCTCAGCGAGCGCGCGAAGCGCGTCCGGCGGGGCGCCAGGGGCTGA
- the msrA gene encoding peptide-methionine (S)-S-oxide reductase MsrA encodes MFLSRTPVLPTADQALRGRPEPEFAVPERHTVLGTPLLGPYPEGLEVADFGLGCFWGAERKFWQTEGVYTTLVGYQGGPTPNPVYEEVCSGLTGHTEVVRVVFDPAKVTYEQLLKLFWESHNPTQGFRQGNDVGTQYRSAVYTHSAEQAATAEASRQAYQKVLTGSGYDTITTELLPAEGRPFYPAEGYHQQYLDKNPAGYCGIGGTGVSCPIGVAAAE; translated from the coding sequence ATGTTCCTGTCCCGCACCCCCGTCCTCCCCACCGCCGACCAGGCCCTGCGCGGCCGCCCGGAGCCCGAGTTCGCGGTCCCGGAGCGCCACACCGTCCTCGGCACCCCGCTCCTCGGCCCCTACCCGGAGGGCCTGGAGGTCGCGGACTTCGGCCTGGGCTGCTTCTGGGGAGCCGAGCGCAAGTTCTGGCAGACCGAGGGCGTGTACACGACCCTCGTCGGCTACCAGGGCGGTCCGACGCCGAACCCGGTGTACGAGGAGGTCTGCTCGGGCCTCACCGGCCACACCGAGGTCGTCCGGGTGGTCTTCGACCCGGCGAAGGTCACGTACGAGCAGCTGCTGAAGCTGTTCTGGGAGTCGCACAACCCGACCCAGGGCTTCCGCCAGGGCAACGACGTCGGCACCCAGTACCGCTCGGCCGTCTACACCCACTCCGCCGAGCAGGCCGCGACGGCCGAGGCCTCGCGCCAGGCCTACCAGAAGGTCCTGACCGGCTCCGGCTACGACACGATCACCACGGAGCTCCTCCCGGCCGAGGGCCGCCCGTTCTACCCGGCCGAGGGCTACCACCAGCAGTACCTGGACAAGAACCCGGCCGGCTACTGCGGGATCGGCGGCACGGGCGTCTCCTGCCCGATCGGGGTGGCGGCCGCGGAGTAG
- a CDS encoding cystathionine gamma-synthase, translating to MSDQHSHQSFETRAIHAGNTADPLTGAVVPPIYQVSTYKQDGVGGLRGGYEYSRSANPTRTALEENLAALEGGRRGLAFASGLAAEDCLLRTLLVPGDHVVIPNDAYGGTFRLFAKVVQRWGVDFSVANTSDVESVRAAINERTKLIWVETPSNPLLGITDIEAVAGVARQAGVKLVVDNTFASPYLQQPLALGADVVVHSLTKYMGGHSDVVGGALVTADAELGEELAYHQNAMGAVAGPFDSWIVLRGIKTLAVRMDRHSENAAKVVEMLTQHPKVTQVLYPGLPEHPGHEIAAKQMRSFGGMISFRVEGGEEAAVEVCNRAKLFTLGESLGGVESLIEHPGRMTHASVAGSALEVPADLIRLSVGIENVDDLLADLREALG from the coding sequence ATGAGCGACCAGCACTCCCACCAGAGCTTCGAGACCCGCGCCATCCACGCGGGCAACACCGCCGACCCGCTGACCGGCGCGGTCGTCCCGCCCATCTACCAGGTGTCCACCTACAAGCAGGACGGTGTGGGCGGGCTTCGCGGCGGCTACGAGTACAGCCGCAGCGCCAACCCGACCCGTACCGCCCTGGAGGAGAACCTGGCGGCGCTGGAGGGCGGCCGACGCGGCCTCGCCTTCGCCTCCGGGCTCGCCGCCGAGGACTGCCTGCTGCGCACCCTCCTCGTCCCGGGCGACCACGTGGTCATCCCCAACGACGCGTACGGCGGCACCTTCCGCCTCTTCGCGAAGGTCGTCCAGCGCTGGGGCGTGGACTTCTCCGTCGCGAACACGTCCGACGTCGAGTCGGTGCGCGCCGCGATCAACGAGCGTACGAAGCTGATCTGGGTCGAGACCCCCTCGAACCCGCTGCTCGGCATCACCGACATCGAGGCCGTCGCGGGCGTCGCCCGCCAGGCCGGCGTGAAGCTGGTCGTCGACAACACCTTCGCCTCGCCCTACCTCCAGCAGCCGCTGGCGCTCGGCGCGGACGTCGTCGTGCACTCCCTCACCAAGTACATGGGCGGCCACTCCGACGTCGTCGGCGGCGCCCTGGTGACGGCCGACGCCGAGCTCGGCGAGGAACTGGCCTACCACCAGAACGCGATGGGCGCGGTGGCCGGCCCGTTCGACTCGTGGATCGTGCTGCGCGGCATCAAGACGCTCGCCGTCCGGATGGACCGGCACAGCGAGAACGCCGCCAAGGTCGTCGAGATGCTGACCCAGCACCCGAAGGTCACCCAGGTCCTCTACCCGGGTCTGCCGGAGCACCCGGGCCACGAGATCGCGGCGAAGCAGATGCGTTCCTTCGGCGGCATGATCTCGTTCCGCGTCGAGGGCGGCGAGGAGGCGGCGGTCGAGGTCTGCAACCGCGCCAAGCTGTTCACCCTGGGCGAGTCCCTCGGCGGCGTCGAGTCGCTGATCGAGCACCCGGGCCGGATGACCCACGCCAGCGTCGCGGGCTCGGCCCTGGAGGTCCCGGCGGACCTGATCCGCCTGTCCGTCGGCATCGAGAACGTCGACGACCTGCTGGCCGACCTGCGCGAGGCGCTGGGCTAG
- a CDS encoding sigma factor-like helix-turn-helix DNA-binding protein, with amino-acid sequence MRERRTGQNGHSGENAYRTREFHAFVAGAAGRLLHTATLLTTEPAHRNPRAQALLTAALAHTYAQWDRLRGEDPYDVTRADLATRFARTAWRHHRGLGGVLSALTPQERLIVVLRLYEGVAEEQTAALLGLPEERVRAVCARSVSALRAAS; translated from the coding sequence GTGCGTGAGCGGAGAACCGGCCAGAACGGCCACAGCGGCGAAAACGCCTACCGCACCCGGGAGTTCCACGCGTTCGTCGCCGGGGCGGCGGGCCGGCTGCTGCACACCGCGACCCTGCTCACCACCGAACCCGCGCACCGCAACCCGCGCGCCCAGGCCCTGCTGACGGCCGCCCTCGCCCACACCTACGCCCAGTGGGACCGGCTGCGCGGCGAGGACCCGTACGACGTCACCCGCGCCGATCTCGCCACCCGCTTCGCCCGCACCGCCTGGCGGCACCACCGCGGCCTGGGCGGGGTCCTCTCCGCGCTCACCCCGCAGGAACGCCTGATCGTCGTGCTCAGGCTGTACGAGGGAGTGGCCGAGGAGCAGACCGCGGCCCTGCTCGGCCTGCCCGAGGAGCGGGTGCGGGCCGTCTGCGCCCGCTCCGTGTCGGCGCTGCGGGCCGCCTCGTGA
- a CDS encoding MarR family winged helix-turn-helix transcriptional regulator yields the protein MPTSQDMTTELDPGLLDALQHQVAVFARRAEQTRLGGTGQLRNSMDRAAYLLLNRLDQEGPMGVKALAAGMGIDSSTVTRQVAPLVDTGLVKRTSHPEDGRAVVLQLSPRGQARLEEVRLSRRQLMAEVTDGWTPDERDSFCTLLTRFNSALSARQSGLPVVQEAAGPAESAPES from the coding sequence ATGCCCACATCTCAGGACATGACGACTGAGCTTGACCCCGGTCTCCTCGACGCCCTCCAGCACCAGGTGGCCGTCTTCGCGCGGCGGGCCGAACAGACCCGGCTCGGCGGTACCGGGCAGCTCCGCAACTCCATGGACCGCGCCGCGTACCTGCTGCTCAACCGGCTCGACCAGGAGGGACCCATGGGCGTCAAGGCGCTCGCCGCCGGCATGGGCATCGACTCCTCCACGGTCACCCGCCAGGTCGCCCCGCTCGTCGACACCGGCCTGGTCAAGCGCACCTCCCACCCCGAGGACGGGCGCGCCGTCGTGCTCCAGCTCTCCCCGCGCGGGCAGGCCCGCCTGGAGGAGGTCCGGCTCTCCCGCCGACAGCTGATGGCCGAGGTCACCGACGGCTGGACGCCCGACGAGCGGGATTCCTTCTGCACCCTGCTGACCCGCTTCAACTCGGCTCTCTCGGCACGCCAGTCGGGCCTGCCGGTCGTCCAGGAGGCCGCCGGCCCGGCGGAGTCCGCGCCGGAGTCTTGA
- the ilvA gene encoding threonine ammonia-lyase produces MTFRTPDPFQRLILDDVRGAQKMLAGVARMTALEGSRHLSALVGAPVHLKCENLQRTGSFKLRGAYVRIAGLRPEQRAAGVVAASAGNHAQGVALASSLLGVHATVFMPVGAPLPKVAATREYGADVRLHGHLVDETLAAAEEYARETGAVFIHPFDHVDVIAGQGTVGLEILEQCPEVRTILVGVGGGGLVAGIALAVKSLRPDVRVIGVQAEGAAAYPPSLAAGHPVAVESPVTIADGIRVGRPGDVPFEIVKEYVDEVRTVSEDELASALLLCLERAKLVVEPAGASPVAALLSDPRAFGRGPVVAVLSGGNVDPLLMQRVLRHGMVAGGRYLSLRVRVTDRPGALATLLAVLTVVDANVLDVGHVRTDPRLGLTEVEVELHLETKGPEHCVEVEAALREAGYTVLA; encoded by the coding sequence ATGACCTTCCGTACGCCAGACCCCTTTCAACGGCTGATCCTCGACGACGTGCGCGGCGCGCAGAAGATGCTCGCCGGGGTGGCCCGGATGACCGCTCTGGAGGGCAGCCGGCACCTGTCCGCGCTGGTCGGGGCGCCGGTGCACCTGAAGTGCGAGAACCTCCAGCGGACCGGCTCGTTCAAGCTGCGCGGCGCGTACGTGCGGATCGCGGGACTGCGGCCGGAGCAGCGGGCGGCGGGGGTGGTGGCCGCCTCGGCGGGCAACCACGCGCAGGGCGTGGCGCTGGCCTCCTCGCTGCTCGGGGTGCACGCCACGGTCTTCATGCCGGTCGGTGCCCCGCTGCCGAAGGTGGCGGCGACCCGCGAGTACGGGGCGGACGTGCGGCTGCACGGGCACCTCGTGGACGAGACGCTGGCGGCGGCCGAGGAGTACGCGCGGGAGACCGGCGCGGTCTTCATCCACCCCTTCGACCACGTCGACGTCATCGCCGGTCAGGGCACGGTCGGCCTGGAGATCCTGGAGCAGTGCCCCGAGGTCCGGACGATCCTGGTGGGCGTCGGGGGTGGCGGCCTGGTGGCCGGGATCGCCCTCGCGGTGAAGTCGCTGCGGCCCGACGTGCGGGTGATCGGCGTGCAGGCGGAGGGGGCGGCGGCCTATCCGCCCTCGCTGGCCGCGGGGCATCCGGTGGCGGTCGAGTCGCCGGTGACGATAGCGGACGGGATCCGGGTGGGGCGCCCCGGCGACGTGCCGTTCGAGATCGTCAAGGAGTACGTGGACGAGGTCCGCACCGTCTCGGAGGACGAGCTCGCCTCGGCGCTGCTGCTCTGCCTGGAGCGGGCGAAGCTGGTGGTGGAGCCGGCCGGCGCGAGCCCGGTGGCGGCGCTGCTGTCCGATCCGCGCGCGTTCGGGCGGGGGCCGGTGGTGGCGGTGCTGTCCGGCGGGAACGTGGACCCGCTCCTGATGCAGCGGGTGCTGCGGCACGGCATGGTCGCCGGCGGGCGCTATCTGAGCCTGCGGGTGAGGGTGACCGACCGGCCGGGCGCGCTCGCGACGCTGCTCGCGGTGCTGACGGTGGTGGACGCCAACGTGCTGGACGTGGGCCATGTGCGGACCGACCCGCGGCTGGGGCTCACGGAGGTCGAGGTCGAGTTGCACCTGGAGACGAAGGGCCCGGAGCACTGCGTGGAGGTGGAGGCGGCGCTGCGGGAGGCGGGGTACACGGTGCTGGCGTAG
- a CDS encoding ATP-binding cassette domain-containing protein, giving the protein MPGAIHAEGLVKTFGDVRALDGVDLDVPEGTVLGLLGPNGAGKTTAVRVLTTLLQPDSGTASVAGVDVLKHPNEVRRSIGLSGQFAAVDEYLTGRENLQMVGQLYQMTSKAAKVRAGELLERFNLADAADRTAKTYSGGMRRRLDLAAALVVSPPVMFMDEPTTGLDPRNRQALWEVIQELVAGGTTLLLTTQYLEEADHLADDICVIDHGKVIARGTSDQLKAQTGGERVEVVVHAREMIPRAREVLARYGLAGVGHGEISVQEHTRKLTVPVAGGAKLLAEVIRDLDAVGVEIDDIGLRRPTLDDVFLSLTGHTAERAEGENGENGENGEAGGPGGQGKGQRGAGDRDERAKVTEAAK; this is encoded by the coding sequence ATGCCAGGCGCGATCCACGCCGAGGGTCTGGTGAAGACCTTCGGCGACGTACGAGCTCTCGACGGAGTGGACCTCGACGTCCCCGAAGGCACCGTCCTCGGCCTCCTCGGGCCGAACGGCGCGGGGAAGACCACCGCCGTGCGCGTGCTCACCACGCTCCTCCAGCCCGACAGCGGCACCGCCTCCGTCGCCGGGGTCGACGTGCTCAAGCACCCCAACGAGGTCCGCCGTTCCATCGGCCTCTCCGGCCAGTTCGCCGCGGTCGACGAGTACCTGACGGGCCGTGAGAACCTCCAGATGGTCGGTCAGCTCTACCAGATGACCTCCAAGGCCGCGAAGGTCCGGGCCGGCGAGCTCCTGGAGCGCTTCAACCTCGCCGACGCCGCCGACCGCACCGCCAAGACGTACTCCGGCGGCATGCGCAGGCGCCTGGACCTGGCCGCCGCCCTGGTCGTCTCCCCGCCCGTCATGTTCATGGACGAGCCGACCACCGGCCTCGACCCCCGTAACCGGCAGGCCCTGTGGGAGGTCATCCAGGAACTCGTCGCCGGCGGCACGACCCTCCTGCTCACCACGCAGTACCTGGAGGAGGCCGACCACCTCGCGGACGACATCTGCGTCATCGACCACGGCAAGGTCATCGCCCGCGGCACCTCCGACCAGCTCAAGGCCCAGACCGGCGGCGAGCGCGTCGAAGTCGTCGTCCACGCGCGCGAGATGATCCCGCGGGCCCGCGAGGTCCTCGCACGCTACGGCCTGGCGGGCGTCGGCCACGGCGAGATCTCCGTGCAGGAGCACACCCGCAAGCTGACCGTCCCGGTCGCCGGCGGAGCCAAGCTGCTCGCCGAGGTCATCCGCGACCTGGACGCCGTCGGCGTCGAGATCGACGACATCGGCCTGCGCCGCCCCACCCTCGACGACGTCTTCCTCTCCCTCACCGGCCACACGGCCGAGCGGGCCGAGGGCGAGAACGGCGAGAACGGCGAGAACGGCGAGGCCGGCGGCCCCGGAGGCCAGGGCAAGGGTCAGCGGGGCGCGGGCGACCGCGACGAGCGCGCCAAGGTGACGGAGGCGGCCAAGTGA
- a CDS encoding ABC transporter permease — protein MTTLTDAAPTPTPAPRPRGGVAQSFHDSLVVTKRNLIRMMRIPEMIIFGLIQPVMFVILFTYVFGGSMQIGDTTDPDVYKNFLMAGIFAQTVTFATAGAGAGIADDMHKGLIDRFRSLPMARGAVLTGRTLADLVQTALTLLVLAIVALIIGWRPGYAAPTNFLKVMAGFGLLLLLGYAFTWIGALIGLSVRTPEAATSGGLIWLFPVTFISNAFVDSSKLPGWLQPIAEWNPFSATVQACRKLFGDPGLSPSDAWPMQYPVWASLIYSILIVVIFRTLSVRKYRSAAV, from the coding sequence GTGACCACGCTGACCGACGCCGCCCCCACCCCCACCCCCGCCCCCAGACCGCGCGGGGGAGTGGCCCAGTCGTTCCACGACTCGCTGGTCGTCACCAAGCGCAATCTGATCCGGATGATGCGCATCCCCGAGATGATCATCTTCGGTCTGATCCAGCCGGTGATGTTCGTGATCCTCTTCACGTACGTCTTCGGCGGCTCCATGCAGATCGGCGACACCACCGACCCGGACGTCTACAAGAACTTCCTGATGGCGGGCATCTTCGCCCAGACGGTCACCTTCGCCACGGCCGGCGCGGGCGCGGGCATCGCCGACGACATGCACAAGGGCCTCATCGACCGCTTCCGCTCCCTTCCCATGGCCCGGGGCGCGGTGCTCACCGGCCGCACCCTCGCCGACCTGGTGCAGACGGCGCTGACCCTGCTCGTCCTCGCGATCGTCGCCCTGATCATCGGCTGGCGCCCGGGGTACGCGGCACCGACCAACTTCCTGAAGGTCATGGCCGGTTTCGGCCTGCTGCTCCTCCTCGGCTACGCCTTCACCTGGATCGGGGCCCTGATCGGCCTGTCCGTGCGCACCCCGGAGGCGGCGACCTCCGGCGGACTGATCTGGCTCTTCCCGGTGACCTTCATCTCCAACGCCTTCGTGGACTCCAGCAAGCTGCCCGGCTGGCTCCAGCCCATCGCGGAGTGGAACCCGTTCAGCGCCACCGTGCAGGCCTGCCGCAAGCTGTTCGGCGATCCGGGCCTCTCCCCGTCCGACGCCTGGCCCATGCAGTACCCGGTGTGGGCGTCGCTGATCTACTCGATCCTCATCGTCGTCATCTTCCGGACGCTGTCCGTGCGGAAGTACCGGTCGGCGGCGGTGTGA